A portion of the Macaca mulatta isolate MMU2019108-1 chromosome 2, T2T-MMU8v2.0, whole genome shotgun sequence genome contains these proteins:
- the SEMA3G gene encoding semaphorin-3G isoform X1: MAPSAWAICWLLGGLLLHGGSSGPSPGPSVPRLRLSYRDLLSANRSAIFLGPRGSLNFQAMYLDEYRDRLFLGGLDALYSLRLDQAWPDPREVLWPPQPGQREECVQKGRDPLTECANFVRVLQPHNRTHLLACGTGAFQPTCALITVGHRGEHVLHLEPGSVESGRGRCPHEPSRPFASTFVGGELYTGLTADFLGREAMIFRSGGPRPALRSDSDQSLLHDPRFVMAARIPENSDQDNDKVYFFFSETVPSPDGGSNYVTVSRVGRVCVNDAGGQRVLVNKWSTFLKARLVCSVPGPGGAETHFDQLEDVFLLWPKAGKSLEVYALFSTVSAVFQGFAVCVYHMADIWEVFNGPFAHRDGPQHQWGPYVGKVPFPRPGVCPSKMTAQPGRPFGSTKDYPDEVLQFARAHPLMFWPVRPRHGRPVLVKTHLAQQLHQIVVDRVEAEDGTYDVIFLGTDSGSVLKVMALQAGGSAEPEEVVLEELQVFKVPTAITEMEISVKRQMLYVGSRLGVAQLRLHQCETYGTACAECCLARDPYCAWDGASCTHYRPSLGKRRFRRQDIRHGNPVLQCPGQSQEEEAMGLVAATTVYGTEHNSTFLECLPKSPQAAVRWLLQRPGDEGPDQVKTDERVLHTERGLLFRRLSRFDAGTYTCTTLEHGFSQTVVRLALVVIVASQLDNVFPPEPKPEEPPARGGLASTRPKAWYKDILQLIGFANLPRVDEYCERVWCRGTMECSGSFRSRSRGKQAKGKSWAGLELGKKMKSRVHAEHNRTPREVEAT; this comes from the exons ATGGCCCCCTCGGCCTGGGCCATCTGCTGGCTGCTAGGGGGACTCCTGCTCCATGGGGGTAGCTCcggccccagccctggccccagtGTGCCCCGCCTGCGGCTCTCCTACCGAG ACCTCCTATCTGCCAACCGCTCTGCCATCTTTCTGGGCCCCCGGGGCTCCCTGAACTTCCAGGCCATGTACCTAGATGAGTACCGGGACCGCCTCTTTCTGGGTGGCCTGGATGCCCTCTACTCTCTGCGACTGGACCAGGCGTGGCCAGATCCCCGGGAG GTCCTGTGGCCGCCGCAGCCAGGACAGAGGGAGGAGTGTGTTCAAAAGGGAAGAGATCCTTTG ACAGAGTGTGCCAACTTCGTGCGGGTGCTGCAGCCTCACAACCGGACCCACCTGCTAGCCTGTGGCACTGGGGCCTTCCAGCCCACCTGCGCCCTCATCACAGTGGGCCACCGTGGGGAG cATGTGCTCCACCTGGAGCCCGGCAGTGTGGAAAGCGGCCGGGGGCGGTGCCCTCACGAACCCAGCCGTCCCTTTGCCAGCACCTTTGTAG gcGGGGAGCTGTACACGGGTCTCACCGCTGACTTCCTGGGGCGAGAGGCCATGATCTTCCGAAGCGGAGGTCCTCGGCCAGCTCTGCGTTCTGACTCTGACCAGAGCCTCTTGCACG ACCCCCGGTTTGTGATGGCCGCCCGGATCCCTGAGAACTCTGACCAGGACAATGACAAGGTGTACTTCTTCTTCTCAGAAACTGTCCCCTCGCCCGATGGTGGCTCGAACTATGTCACTGTCAGCCGCGTGGGCCGCGTCTGTGTG AATGATGCTGGGGGCCAGCGGGTGCTGGTGAACAAATGGAGCACTTTCCtcaaggccaggctggtctgctcAGTGCCCGGCCCTGGTGGTGCCGAGACCCACTTTGACCAGCTAG AGGACGTGTTCCTGCTATGGCCCAAGGCCGGGAAAAGCCTTGAGGTGTATGCGCTGTTCAGCACTGTCAG TGCCGTGTTCCAGGGCTTCGCCGTCTGTGTGTACCACATGGCAGACATCTGGGAGGTCTTCAACGGGCCCTTTGCCCACCGAGATGGGCCTCAGCACCAGTGGGGGCCCTATGTGGGCAAGGTGCCCTTCCCCCGCCCTGGCGTG TGCCCCAGCAAGATGACTGCGCAGCCAGGGCGGCCTTTTGGCAGCACCAAGGACTACCCAGATGAGGTGCTGCAGTTTGCCCGAGCCCATCCCCTCATGTTCTGGCCTGTGCGGCCTCGGCATGGCCGCCCTGTCCTTGTCAAGACCCACCTGGCCCAGCAGCTACACCAGATCGTGGTGGACCGCGTGGAGGCAGAGGATGGGACCTACGATGTCATCTTCCTGGGGACTG ACTCAGGCTCCGTGCTCAAAGTCATGGCCCTCCAGGCAGGGGGCTCAGCTGAACCCGAGGAAGTGGTTCTGGAGGAGCTCCAGGTGTTTAAG gtGCCAACAGCTATCACTGAAATGGAGATCTCTGTCAAAAGG CAAATGCTGTATGTGGGCTCTCGGCTGGGTGTGGCCCAGCTGCGGCTGCACCAGTGTGAGACTTACGGCACTGCCTGTGCAGAGTGCTGCCTAGCCCGGGACCCATACTGTGCCTGGGACGGTGCCTCCTGTACCCACTACCGCCCCAGCCTCGGCAAGCGCCGGTTCCGCCGGCAGGACATCCGGCATGGCAACCCTGTCCTGCAGTGCCCGGGCCAGAGCCAGGAAG AGGAGGCAATGGGACTTGTGGCGGCTACCACGGTCTACGGCACGGAGCACAACAGCACCTTCCTGGAGTGCCTGCCCAAGTCTCCCCAGGCTGCTGTCCGCTGGCTCTTGCAGAGGCCAGGGGATGAGGGGCCTGACCAG GTGAAGACGGACGAGCGAGTCTTGCACACGGAGCGAGGGCTGCTGTTCCGCAGGCTCAGCCGTTTCGATGCGGGCACATATACCTGCACCACTCTGGAGCATGGCTTCTCCCAGACTGTGGTCCGCCTGGCTCTGGTGGTGATTGTGGCCTCACAGCTGGACAACGTGTTCCCTCCGGAGCCAAAGCCAGAGGAGCCCCCAGCCCGGGGAGGCCTGGCTTCCACCCGACCCAAGGCCTGGTACAAGGACATCCTGCAGCTCATCGGCTTTGCCAACCTGCCCCGGGTAGATGAGTACTGTGAGCGCGTGTGGTGCAGGGGCACCATGGAATGCTCAGGCTCCTTCCGGAGCCGGAGCCGGGGCAAGCAGGCCAAGGGCAagagctgggcagggctggagctAGGCAAGAAGATGAAGAGCCGGGTGCATGCTGAGCACAATCGGacaccccgggaggtggaggccacGTAG
- the SEMA3G gene encoding semaphorin-3G isoform X2 — MAPSAWAICWLLGGLLLHGGSSGPSPGPSVPRLRLSYRDLLSANRSAIFLGPRGSLNFQAMYLDEYRDRLFLGGLDALYSLRLDQAWPDPREVLWPPQPGQREECVQKGRDPLTECANFVRVLQPHNRTHLLACGTGAFQPTCALITVGHRGEHVLHLEPGSVESGRGRCPHEPSRPFASTFVGGELYTGLTADFLGREAMIFRSGGPRPALRSDSDQSLLHETVPSPDGGSNYVTVSRVGRVCVNDAGGQRVLVNKWSTFLKARLVCSVPGPGGAETHFDQLEDVFLLWPKAGKSLEVYALFSTVSAVFQGFAVCVYHMADIWEVFNGPFAHRDGPQHQWGPYVGKVPFPRPGVCPSKMTAQPGRPFGSTKDYPDEVLQFARAHPLMFWPVRPRHGRPVLVKTHLAQQLHQIVVDRVEAEDGTYDVIFLGTDSGSVLKVMALQAGGSAEPEEVVLEELQVFKVPTAITEMEISVKRQMLYVGSRLGVAQLRLHQCETYGTACAECCLARDPYCAWDGASCTHYRPSLGKRRFRRQDIRHGNPVLQCPGQSQEEEAMGLVAATTVYGTEHNSTFLECLPKSPQAAVRWLLQRPGDEGPDQVKTDERVLHTERGLLFRRLSRFDAGTYTCTTLEHGFSQTVVRLALVVIVASQLDNVFPPEPKPEEPPARGGLASTRPKAWYKDILQLIGFANLPRVDEYCERVWCRGTMECSGSFRSRSRGKQAKGKSWAGLELGKKMKSRVHAEHNRTPREVEAT, encoded by the exons ATGGCCCCCTCGGCCTGGGCCATCTGCTGGCTGCTAGGGGGACTCCTGCTCCATGGGGGTAGCTCcggccccagccctggccccagtGTGCCCCGCCTGCGGCTCTCCTACCGAG ACCTCCTATCTGCCAACCGCTCTGCCATCTTTCTGGGCCCCCGGGGCTCCCTGAACTTCCAGGCCATGTACCTAGATGAGTACCGGGACCGCCTCTTTCTGGGTGGCCTGGATGCCCTCTACTCTCTGCGACTGGACCAGGCGTGGCCAGATCCCCGGGAG GTCCTGTGGCCGCCGCAGCCAGGACAGAGGGAGGAGTGTGTTCAAAAGGGAAGAGATCCTTTG ACAGAGTGTGCCAACTTCGTGCGGGTGCTGCAGCCTCACAACCGGACCCACCTGCTAGCCTGTGGCACTGGGGCCTTCCAGCCCACCTGCGCCCTCATCACAGTGGGCCACCGTGGGGAG cATGTGCTCCACCTGGAGCCCGGCAGTGTGGAAAGCGGCCGGGGGCGGTGCCCTCACGAACCCAGCCGTCCCTTTGCCAGCACCTTTGTAG gcGGGGAGCTGTACACGGGTCTCACCGCTGACTTCCTGGGGCGAGAGGCCATGATCTTCCGAAGCGGAGGTCCTCGGCCAGCTCTGCGTTCTGACTCTGACCAGAGCCTCTTGCACG AAACTGTCCCCTCGCCCGATGGTGGCTCGAACTATGTCACTGTCAGCCGCGTGGGCCGCGTCTGTGTG AATGATGCTGGGGGCCAGCGGGTGCTGGTGAACAAATGGAGCACTTTCCtcaaggccaggctggtctgctcAGTGCCCGGCCCTGGTGGTGCCGAGACCCACTTTGACCAGCTAG AGGACGTGTTCCTGCTATGGCCCAAGGCCGGGAAAAGCCTTGAGGTGTATGCGCTGTTCAGCACTGTCAG TGCCGTGTTCCAGGGCTTCGCCGTCTGTGTGTACCACATGGCAGACATCTGGGAGGTCTTCAACGGGCCCTTTGCCCACCGAGATGGGCCTCAGCACCAGTGGGGGCCCTATGTGGGCAAGGTGCCCTTCCCCCGCCCTGGCGTG TGCCCCAGCAAGATGACTGCGCAGCCAGGGCGGCCTTTTGGCAGCACCAAGGACTACCCAGATGAGGTGCTGCAGTTTGCCCGAGCCCATCCCCTCATGTTCTGGCCTGTGCGGCCTCGGCATGGCCGCCCTGTCCTTGTCAAGACCCACCTGGCCCAGCAGCTACACCAGATCGTGGTGGACCGCGTGGAGGCAGAGGATGGGACCTACGATGTCATCTTCCTGGGGACTG ACTCAGGCTCCGTGCTCAAAGTCATGGCCCTCCAGGCAGGGGGCTCAGCTGAACCCGAGGAAGTGGTTCTGGAGGAGCTCCAGGTGTTTAAG gtGCCAACAGCTATCACTGAAATGGAGATCTCTGTCAAAAGG CAAATGCTGTATGTGGGCTCTCGGCTGGGTGTGGCCCAGCTGCGGCTGCACCAGTGTGAGACTTACGGCACTGCCTGTGCAGAGTGCTGCCTAGCCCGGGACCCATACTGTGCCTGGGACGGTGCCTCCTGTACCCACTACCGCCCCAGCCTCGGCAAGCGCCGGTTCCGCCGGCAGGACATCCGGCATGGCAACCCTGTCCTGCAGTGCCCGGGCCAGAGCCAGGAAG AGGAGGCAATGGGACTTGTGGCGGCTACCACGGTCTACGGCACGGAGCACAACAGCACCTTCCTGGAGTGCCTGCCCAAGTCTCCCCAGGCTGCTGTCCGCTGGCTCTTGCAGAGGCCAGGGGATGAGGGGCCTGACCAG GTGAAGACGGACGAGCGAGTCTTGCACACGGAGCGAGGGCTGCTGTTCCGCAGGCTCAGCCGTTTCGATGCGGGCACATATACCTGCACCACTCTGGAGCATGGCTTCTCCCAGACTGTGGTCCGCCTGGCTCTGGTGGTGATTGTGGCCTCACAGCTGGACAACGTGTTCCCTCCGGAGCCAAAGCCAGAGGAGCCCCCAGCCCGGGGAGGCCTGGCTTCCACCCGACCCAAGGCCTGGTACAAGGACATCCTGCAGCTCATCGGCTTTGCCAACCTGCCCCGGGTAGATGAGTACTGTGAGCGCGTGTGGTGCAGGGGCACCATGGAATGCTCAGGCTCCTTCCGGAGCCGGAGCCGGGGCAAGCAGGCCAAGGGCAagagctgggcagggctggagctAGGCAAGAAGATGAAGAGCCGGGTGCATGCTGAGCACAATCGGacaccccgggaggtggaggccacGTAG
- the TNNC1 gene encoding troponin C, slow skeletal and cardiac muscles, translating to MDDIYKAAVEQLTEEQKNEFKAAFDIFVLGAEDGCISTKELGKVMRMLGQNPTPEELQEMIDEVDEDGSGTVDFDEFLVMMVRCMKDDSKGKSEEELSDLFRMFDKNADGYIDLDELKMMLQATGETITEDDIEELMKDGDKNNDGRIDYDEFLEFMKGVE from the exons ATGGATGACATCTACAAGGCTGCG GTAGAGCAGCTGACAGAAGAGCAGAAAAATG AGTTCAAGGCAGCCTTTGATATCTTCGTGCTGGGTGCTGAGGATGGCTGCATCAGCACCAAGGAGCTGGGCAAGGTGATGAGGATGCTGGGCCAGAACCCCACCCCTGAGGAGCTGCAGGAGATGATTGACGAGGTGGACGAGGACG GCAGCGGCACGGTGGACTTTGATGAGTTCCTGGTCATGATGGTTCGGTGCATGAAGGACGACAGCAAAGGGAAATCTGAGGAGGAGCTGTCTGACCTCTTCCGCATGTTTGACAA AAACGCTGATGGCTACATCGACCTGGATGAGCTGAAGATGATGCTGCAGGCTACAGGCGAGACCATCACGGAGGACGACATCGAGGAGCTCATGAAGGACGGAGACAAGAACAACGATGGCCGCATCGACTATGATG AGTTCCTGGAGTTCATGAAGGGTGTGGAGTAG